From the Glutamicibacter halophytocola genome, the window ACGTGCCTGTGCGCCTTTGCCCTGCTGCTGGTGGGCCTGCCGATGCTGGCCCTGGCTACCGGCTCCGATCTGCTCGCCTTCCTCGACGCCTTCTACCGCTCGGGCGCGCTGGTCTTCGGCGGCGGGCATGTGGTGCTGCCGCTGCTGCAAAGCGCGCTGGTGGAACCCGGATGGGTCAGCGAACAGCAGTTCCTCACCGGCTATGGGGCGGCCCAGGCGGTGCCCGGACCGCTGTTCACCTTCGCCGCCTTCCTGGGGGTGCTGGCCGAGTCCGGCCCGGGCGGGCTGCTGGGATCGGCCCTGGCGCTGCTGGCGGTCTTCCTGCCTGGCTTCCTGCTGCTGCTGGGGGTGCTGCCCTTCTGGAACCGGATCAGCAGCTGGCCCAGGGCACGCGCGGCGATGCGCGGGGCGAATGCCGCGGTGGTGGGCGTGCTCGCCGCTGCACTCTATGATCCGGTCTTCACCTCGGCCATCACCTCGGCGGCTTCCTTCATGCTGGCGCTGCTGTGCCTGGTGCTGCTGACGGCCTGGAAAACGGCCCCTTGGATAGTAGTCGTGATGGCCGCCGCCGGCGGGGTGCTGCTGGGCCTGCTGCCCTAGCCTGCTTCAACCTGAACCACCCGGGTTCCGGCGGCCAGATCGTGCGGACCTCGGCCATGGCGCTGCAGTCCGGCCATCAAGATATAGGCCACCGGCAGGAGATTGGCGGCCACGGTGACCGCCAGCAGCCAGCCGGGCCACTGCTGCGCGCCGTCAGCGGCCAGTGCCGCACTGTGCCATATCGAGAAATGGGCCAATTCCCAGGGCAGCAGCTTGATGATGGTGCGCACCAGAACCTGTCCACGGGCCGGCCGGCCGCCGGTGCCCGCATCGATGACCTTCAGCCTGCGCAGTCGCTTGCCCACCGTAGCTTGGTGCGGTGATGCTTCGGTGGAGAACAGGTAGATGCCCACCGGCAGGACCAATACGGCAAAACCCAGCAGCTGTGCGCCGATTGCGCCGAGCTCAAGCCAGTTGTAGAAGCTGCCGGTGGCCCGGGCCAGGATCAGGCTCGCACCGCCAAGCAGCGCCATCCATCCGAGGATCAGCGCGTAG encodes:
- a CDS encoding RDD family protein; translation: MSTRQPDRPPFRTRIAALLVDYALILGWMALLGGASLILARATGSFYNWLELGAIGAQLLGFAVLVLPVGIYLFSTEASPHQATVGKRLRRLKVIDAGTGGRPARGQVLVRTIIKLLPWELAHFSIWHSAALAADGAQQWPGWLLAVTVAANLLPVAYILMAGLQRHGRGPHDLAAGTRVVQVEAG